The following DNA comes from Paraburkholderia sp. PGU19.
CCGCTTCCACTGCGAGCTGGCGAATACGCTGCAGATTACTGACGATCGATTGCAGCGCGCCGTTCGTCGTCTGCACCATCGAAATGCCGTTGTTCGCATTCGCAGCCCCTTGCGTCAGTGCATTGATCGACGCCGTTTGCGTCGTCGAAATCGCGAGACCGGCCGCGTCGTCGGCGGCGGTGTTCACGCGCTTGCCCGACGACAGACGGTTGATCGCCTGCGAGAGCGCGCTTTGCGAGCCCGACAGGTTGTTCTGCGCCGTCAGCGACATGATGTTGGTGTTGATGTTCAGCATTCGCTTCCCCGTTCCTCAATAACTTCCATTAAAGACCTTTGCATCGCCAGCCTGTCAATGCCCTCATTCGCGGCGCTGCTTCTTTTCTAACGGTTCGATAGCGGCAAAATTAAGAGCGCAAAATCTTTCATTGCTGCCATTTACGCTTACTTCAACTTTCTTACCGGATATTCTTAAAGAGCATAAAAAAACCCGCATGCGCGAATTGCGCATGCGGGTTTTGCATCAGATGCAATGCATCAGAACTTGTGGCGAATCCCCACAATCGCAATCTCTTGCGTGCTCGTGCCGTTATAGCCGTAAGAGCCGATCGATGCCTGCGCTGCCTGCGTCGTGCCATCGGACAGACGCTGCGTGCCGTTGGCATGCTGATACGCAGCGACGGCGTAGAGGTCGGTGCGCTTGGACAGGTTATAGTCCGCGCCCAGGCTGACCTGGTGATAATGCGCCGACGTATCGCCCGACGCCGCCGTGTACGCATAGCCCACGCCAGCGATCAAAGCGGGCGTTGCCTGGTACGCGACGAATGCCTTGCCGCTGTTGTACTTCTCGGTCGTCGAAAAGCTCGAGCTGGCATCGGCCTTCAGTTGCGTGTTGCTGTACGACGCGCCCAGCGTCACGGAGCCGAGTACGTACTGACCGCCCAACTGCGCGATGCTGACCGATTTCGCGCTCACGTAACCGTCGTTGATGTGGCTGTCGAAGATCGAGTCCGTCGTGCTGCTTGCCCAGCTCGTGCGCCCGCCCGTTGCGGAGTTGTTCGTTGCGCGCAGATAGCCTGCCGCCAGCGACAGATTGCCGACCGAGTACGTCGCCGCGCCGCTATACGTGTAGCCTTGTCCCGTCTGGCCAGCCACGCCGCTGAATGCGTAGAGGCCTTCGAACTGGAAGCCCGCGTAGTTCGGCGACACATACTTGACGGCGTTCGACACGCGCGCGCTGTTGTCGTTGTTGTCGACGTCGCCCGGCGTCGCAAACGTCGAGCCGAAGTAGTTGTCCGCGGTGACGCCTTGAACCGTATCCGTGATTGGGTCGTACT
Coding sequences within:
- a CDS encoding porin, with product MKRTAIAAVAITLSSMTIAAHAQNSVTLYGLIDAGIGYVHNADSNSNLTGMINGNLSGDRWGLKGSEDLGSGLKAIFALESGFDVGTGKMSQGSRLFGRQAYVGFQGGKWGTVTLGRQYDPITDTVQGVTADNYFGSTFATPGDVDNNDNSARVSNAVKYVSPNYAGFQFEGLYAFSGVAGQTGQGYTYSGAATYSVGNLSLAAGYLRATNNSATGGRTSWASSTTDSIFDSHINDGYVSAKSVSIAQLGGQYVLGSVTLGASYSNTQLKADASSSFSTTEKYNSGKAFVAYQATPALIAGVGYAYTAASGDTSAHYHQVSLGADYNLSKRTDLYAVAAYQHANGTQRLSDGTTQAAQASIGSYGYNGTSTQEIAIVGIRHKF